In the genome of SAR324 cluster bacterium, the window AGAAATCCAAGATTGATGCAGGACTGATCAGTGTGAATATACCCACTCCAGATTTATTGGATGAAGAACTCCGGTTGGTAGGCTCCCAAATCTGTAATGATTACATTGAGAGCCTCTGCAACAAATACCCTAAAAAATTCTTTGGGCTTGCTAACATTGCGATCAATAATCCTACAAATTCAATTTCTGAGTTAAATCGTTGTTTGCAAAAAAGTAATCTTTTCAAAGGTGCTTTTGTCAGCTCGCATATCAATGAAAAAAACCTAGATGATCCAGAGTTTTTTGAATTTTACGCCCAACTAGAAGCTAGAGGAATTCCCCTGGTTTTACATCCCACAGTTCCGGCATGGGGCGAGGTCATCAAAGACTACAGCTTGATCCCAATGATGGGTTTTATGGTCGATACTTCTATTGCGTTGATGAGGCTCATTCTCAGTGGAACACTTGACAAGTATCCTGAGCTAAAGATAGTTCAACCACATTTGGGTGGAATTCTCCCTTACATCATGGGACGGATTCAAGAACAAATTGAAGTTAAGAAAAGAGGTAATGCTAATATAAAAAAAGAGATCAAAAGCTACTTCAAGAACATTTATTTTGATTTGGTAAGTCCATCTGATGAGGCTATCGAATTTGCTAAAGCATTTGTTGGATCTAAGAATTTAATGTTTGCTACAGACCATCCTTGGATTGAGATGGATTCCATGGTAGATTACGCCCATAAAATGAATGTTAGTCCAGAAGAAAAAGATGATATCATGGGGTCAAATGCATCTAAACTGTTCTCCCTAAAAAGCTAAATAGTGCGGTAAACAACTGATGACTCCATTGGTTTGCTAGTTTTCGATTTGGGTTCTAAGGACAAACAACAATTTAATCATTAAATAGTATAAAGCTAGTTTTTGATTGAGGTATAT includes:
- a CDS encoding amidohydrolase family protein gives rise to the protein MEIKVVDVQSHVFPKDYAELLCKSKSKVRGTKITENKYAVDYFNGMYTFYIDLEKYEPSLILEKMEKSKIDAGLISVNIPTPDLLDEELRLVGSQICNDYIESLCNKYPKKFFGLANIAINNPTNSISELNRCLQKSNLFKGAFVSSHINEKNLDDPEFFEFYAQLEARGIPLVLHPTVPAWGEVIKDYSLIPMMGFMVDTSIALMRLILSGTLDKYPELKIVQPHLGGILPYIMGRIQEQIEVKKRGNANIKKEIKSYFKNIYFDLVSPSDEAIEFAKAFVGSKNLMFATDHPWIEMDSMVDYAHKMNVSPEEKDDIMGSNASKLFSLKS